Genomic segment of Mucilaginibacter sabulilitoris:
TGATTTTATCGGGGCGCCTCACCTGCCTGCTGAAAACGCGGAAGGTGAAATGCAATTTTTGAAAAACTATGCAAAGTTTCTGGAAGTTATCTCCGGTATCTTTAAAATAACCCGTAAGGTAAAGAATGTAGGAAACGGTGGCTTTTCCCTGAGAAAGGTAAAAACATGCTACTGGATGCTCAGGCTGTTGAAAAGCAAAGTGCTGCGCTGGGGACAAAATAATGAAGATGTTTTTTTTAAGTATTGGGGAAACCTGCTTTATCCGCTTTTCAAGATGCCCGGCGATCAGACCGCGCTCCTGTTTTCCATTGAGGTTTTGCCCGAAGTGTCGTTAAAACAGATCAGCCCCGCCATACCGTTTGGGTGCCATGCCTTTGAAAAGTATGACAAAAGAAACTGGCAACGGGTCATGGAACAGCATTAAACCGGATAATACCCGGTTTGTCCTAATCACCAAATTATGAGGGAAACCCATTTAGAAAGGCTCAGTGAGATCGAAATAGATCTGAATAACAACCTCTATTTACATTACAGTACCTATCATCACGACTTGTTTGATCAGCTCGGAAGATATGCAAAGGGAAGAACATTGGATATCGGGTGCGGCAATATGCCCTATAAAAAGGTACTCGGCCCGCTGATAACCGAATATATAGGATGTGATATTGTACAGTCCAGCACAGCCTGTGTGGATATATTGTGCCCGGCAAATGATATCCCGGTTGGTGATTCTTCATTTGACACGGTTATTTCGACCCAGACCATAGAACACTTAGAGGATCACCAGGGAATGGTCAATGAAGCATACCGGGTCCTCGATAATTCAGGATACTTCATCATAAGCGGGCCGATGTACTGGCCACTTCACGAGGAGCCCTATGACTTTTTCCGCTTTACAAAACATGGTCTTCGGTACATTTTGGAAAAAGCCGGATTCGAAATTGTAACCATCAGTTCAAACGGCGGAAAATGGGCTGTAGCTGGTCAGGCGCTGATACATGCCTTATATCCAACGGTGAACAATATCCGAGGCTTTAAGGGTAAAATAATCAGAATGATAGCCAAAGGATTTGGCGGTGTGAAAACAATTAACCGTTTGTTCTCCTATCTTGATCATAAGGTGCCCGATTACACCAACACGATGAATTATGTGATCGTAGCCAGAAAGAATCAACACCTGGTCAACTCAGCTGCCCGCAACCATCATCATGCGCTTTAATCTTCCCGACTTAAATGACTACAGGACCCGTTTTTTGAACGACGGGATAGTCAGCCCTTTGAAAACCACCGGGACGCCAGAAAATGGGCTGCTCGGTTACTTACCCGGGTGTTCCGGTGACCAAACAGGCTGGCCCTGGACAGCACAGGTCGACCCTGATACGTATAATGGTAATAACTACTGGCCTAAATTAACCATTGTGACGCCGTCTTACAACCAGGGCGCCTTTATAGAGCAAACAATAAGAGCTGTACTTTTGCAAAACTATCCCAACCTGGAATATATTATCATAGATGGAGGAAGCACGGATAACACAAGGGAAATACTGG
This window contains:
- a CDS encoding DUF5672 family protein; amino-acid sequence: MELVFIAIPIYKQAPAASEMRSLDQCIKILHAYPVIFIAPQSLDTQAYEERCRDRVDFKIIRFADQYFENIAGYNRLMLSPSFYKKFLNYKFMLVYQLDAWVFKDELRYWCIQGYDFIGAPHLPAENAEGEMQFLKNYAKFLEVISGIFKITRKVKNVGNGGFSLRKVKTCYWMLRLLKSKVLRWGQNNEDVFFKYWGNLLYPLFKMPGDQTALLFSIEVLPEVSLKQISPAIPFGCHAFEKYDKRNWQRVMEQH
- a CDS encoding class I SAM-dependent methyltransferase, whose product is MRETHLERLSEIEIDLNNNLYLHYSTYHHDLFDQLGRYAKGRTLDIGCGNMPYKKVLGPLITEYIGCDIVQSSTACVDILCPANDIPVGDSSFDTVISTQTIEHLEDHQGMVNEAYRVLDNSGYFIISGPMYWPLHEEPYDFFRFTKHGLRYILEKAGFEIVTISSNGGKWAVAGQALIHALYPTVNNIRGFKGKIIRMIAKGFGGVKTINRLFSYLDHKVPDYTNTMNYVIVARKNQHLVNSAARNHHHAL